From a region of the Hyalangium ruber genome:
- the thiS gene encoding sulfur carrier protein ThiS, whose amino-acid sequence MQVWVNGEARELPEGTTLSALLELLRVGGKGVAVEVNAEVVRKALHAEHRLQPEDRVEIVTFVGGG is encoded by the coding sequence GTGCAGGTGTGGGTGAACGGAGAAGCGCGTGAGCTGCCCGAGGGCACGACCCTCTCTGCCCTCCTCGAGCTGCTGCGAGTCGGGGGCAAGGGCGTGGCGGTCGAAGTGAACGCGGAGGTGGTCCGCAAGGCCCTCCACGCCGAGCACCGCCTCCAGCCCGAGGATCGCGTGGAGATCGTCACCTTCGTGGGCGGCGGTTAA
- a CDS encoding DUF4129 domain-containing protein, with protein sequence MLPLALPLLLAAVPCADVESDRQLLEQTAQTRPAELPTIVDGLETRAGGMPLRPPGDVSVEKLASDVSARLREACSLQEAAAREQAALPESEPARLRAILDRPEFAQARKRNTDLLQRLMRQLDAWLDGFFQSRGAQSFAVATRAVVLGLALAVVLWVALRLRRWRRPSLAQAPGAVGTSTALALDSPGEHLRRARESLSQDTREAIRQGLLALLSTLEERQLARPDRVKTNRELAAELPGRGAPAPLVQEVERLVRWYDRTFYSLSPVPPEEASRFVEDVERLHASVPGVAA encoded by the coding sequence GTGCTGCCCCTCGCCCTTCCCCTGCTGCTCGCCGCCGTGCCTTGCGCGGACGTGGAGTCGGACCGCCAGCTCCTCGAACAGACCGCGCAGACCCGTCCCGCCGAGCTTCCCACCATCGTGGACGGCCTAGAGACCCGCGCGGGGGGAATGCCGCTGCGTCCGCCCGGGGACGTCTCCGTCGAGAAGCTCGCATCGGATGTCTCGGCCCGGTTGCGGGAGGCCTGCTCGCTCCAGGAAGCCGCCGCGCGCGAACAGGCGGCACTGCCCGAAAGCGAGCCCGCCCGCCTCCGCGCCATCCTCGATCGCCCTGAGTTCGCCCAGGCCCGCAAGCGAAACACCGATCTACTCCAGCGCTTGATGCGTCAGCTCGATGCCTGGCTGGACGGCTTCTTCCAATCCCGAGGCGCCCAGAGCTTCGCCGTCGCCACGCGCGCGGTGGTGCTGGGGCTTGCCCTGGCGGTGGTGCTCTGGGTGGCGCTGCGGCTGCGGCGCTGGCGCAGGCCCTCCCTCGCCCAGGCTCCCGGAGCCGTCGGGACTTCCACCGCCCTCGCGCTGGATTCTCCCGGCGAGCACCTGCGGCGGGCCCGAGAGTCCCTCTCCCAGGACACACGCGAAGCCATCCGCCAGGGGCTGCTGGCCCTGCTGTCCACCCTGGAAGAGCGACAGCTCGCCCGGCCTGACCGGGTGAAGACGAACCGGGAGCTCGCCGCCGAGCTGCCCGGACGTGGCGCCCCCGCCCCGCTCGTCCAGGAGGTGGAGCGGTTGGTGCGCTGGTACGACCGCACCTTCTATTCGTTGAGCCCCGTGCCGCCCGAGGAGGCCTCGCGCTTCGTGGAGGACGTGGAGCGCCTGCATGCCTCTGTCCCAGGGGTGGCGGCATGA
- a CDS encoding thiamine phosphate synthase, with product MPTPPRLVVITDWRLPRQRLLAALDQALAAGPEVAVQHRHPDAPVRTFLEEARLLAALCRARGNSLFVNGRLDVALLVDAHLHLPVNSFRVEDVRPLLPPGRLVSVAVHDAAEARLAQGADLALVSPVYAPGSKPGDTRPALGPEGFQALAAALPCPALALGGITPERAARVPGAHGFAVISSVLEAEDPAAVARALLR from the coding sequence GTGCCCACGCCGCCCCGCCTGGTCGTCATCACCGACTGGCGGCTTCCCCGGCAGCGGCTGCTCGCTGCCCTCGATCAGGCGCTGGCAGCGGGCCCCGAGGTGGCGGTCCAGCACCGCCACCCGGACGCTCCCGTGCGCACCTTCCTCGAAGAGGCGCGGCTGCTGGCGGCGCTGTGTCGGGCCCGGGGCAACTCCCTCTTCGTCAACGGGAGGCTGGATGTCGCGCTCCTGGTGGACGCGCACCTGCACCTGCCCGTGAACAGCTTCAGGGTGGAGGACGTCCGGCCGCTCCTGCCTCCCGGGCGACTGGTGAGCGTCGCCGTTCATGACGCGGCCGAGGCCCGGCTCGCCCAGGGCGCGGATCTGGCGCTGGTGAGCCCGGTCTACGCTCCGGGCTCGAAACCGGGAGACACCCGCCCTGCGCTCGGGCCGGAAGGCTTCCAAGCCCTGGCGGCCGCCCTGCCCTGCCCCGCCCTGGCGCTTGGGGGAATCACTCCCGAGCGGGCGGCTCGCGTCCCCGGGGCGCATGGGTTCGCCGTCATCTCCTCCGTCCTGGAGGCCGAGGATCCCGCCGCCGTGGCGCGGGCCCTGCTGCGCTGA
- a CDS encoding thiazole synthase → MSIQDTPFTLAGVTFQSRLIVGTGKYPSHEVMKQCHEASGAEMVTVAVRRLDLKARGEASLMNWIDTSRMRLLPNTALCYTAEDAVRTCRLAEELGMSKWVKLEVLGDEKTLYPDVEETLKAARILVKEGFTVLPYTTDDPITARKLEDIGCAAVMPLAAPIGSGLGIRNPHNIRLIRETVKVPVIVDAGVGTASDAAIAMELGIDAVLMNTAIAGAKEPVRMAVAMRKAVEAGREAFLAGRIPRKAYGSASSPLQGLVE, encoded by the coding sequence ATGAGCATCCAGGACACCCCCTTCACCCTCGCGGGCGTCACCTTCCAGTCACGGCTCATCGTCGGCACGGGCAAGTACCCCAGCCACGAGGTGATGAAGCAGTGCCACGAGGCCTCCGGCGCGGAGATGGTCACCGTGGCCGTGCGCCGGCTGGACCTGAAGGCGCGCGGCGAGGCGTCGCTGATGAACTGGATCGACACCTCGCGCATGCGCCTGCTGCCCAACACGGCCCTCTGCTACACGGCCGAGGACGCAGTGCGCACCTGCCGGCTCGCCGAGGAGCTGGGCATGAGCAAGTGGGTGAAGCTCGAGGTGCTCGGCGACGAGAAGACCCTCTACCCGGACGTCGAGGAGACGCTGAAGGCGGCCCGCATCCTGGTGAAGGAGGGCTTCACCGTGCTGCCCTACACCACCGATGACCCCATCACCGCGCGCAAGCTGGAGGACATCGGCTGCGCCGCGGTCATGCCGCTGGCGGCCCCCATTGGCTCGGGGCTTGGCATCCGCAACCCGCACAACATCCGCCTCATCCGCGAGACCGTGAAGGTGCCCGTCATCGTGGACGCGGGCGTGGGCACGGCCTCCGACGCCGCCATCGCCATGGAGCTGGGCATCGACGCGGTGCTGATGAACACCGCCATCGCCGGCGCGAAGGAGCCGGTGCGGATGGCCGTGGCCATGCGCAAGGCCGTGGAAGCGGGCCGGGAGGCCTTCCTCGCCGGCCGCATCCCGCGCAAGGCGTACGGCTCCGCCTCCAGCCCCCTCCAGGGACTCGTCGAGTAG